Below is a genomic region from Desulfomicrobium escambiense DSM 10707.
ATGTTGCGCTTGACCACGTCCATGCCCACGCCTCGCCCCGAGACGCTGGTGATTTTCTCGGCCGTGGAGAAGCCCGGTGCGAAGATGAGCATGAGGGCGTCCTTGTCGGAGATCTGGGCGTCGGCGGCGATGAGTCCCTTCTCCACGGCCTTGGCCCGGATACGGTCGGGGTCGATGCCCGCGCCGTCGTCGATGATGCGGATGAGCACCTCGCCGCCCGAGTGTTCGGCCGAGAGCACGATGCGTCCCTCGGGGTTCTTGCCGCGCGAGGCGCGTGTCTCGGGGCTTTCGATGCCGTGGTCGATGCTGTTGCGGAGCAGATGGACCAGGGGGTCGCTCAGGCGCTCGATGACGGTCTTGTCGAGTTCCGTTTCCTCGCCGTGGGTTTCCAGGGCGATGCGCTTGCCGAGCTCCTGGGACAGGTCGCGCACCAGGCGCTTGAAGCGGCTGAAGGTCGTGCCGATGGGCAGCATGCGGATGCCCAGGGTGTTGTCGCGCAGTTCGTCGGACAGGCGCTCGATCTCCTCGGAGATGGCCTGCAGCCGCGGGTCGTTCTGCTCGCTGGCGAACTGGGTCAGCCGGGCCTGGGCCGTGACCAGCTCGCCCACCAGGTCCACCAGGAAGTCGAGCTTCTGGGCCGGCACGCGGATGCTCGAAGCCTGGGCCTCGGCGCCGGTCGCCTGCTTGAGGCGCTTGACCTCCTGCTGCTCGGCCAGGGCCGCCTCGACCTGGCTGCGGCTGACCAGACCCGCCTCGGACAGGAGCTGGCCGATGGGCTTGCGTTCCAGGAGGATGCGTTCGAGGGCGTCCTTGGTGATGTCGTTCTTGTCGACCAGGATCTGGCCGATGAGCTGGTAGGACTCCTCGTCGATGGTCTGGCAGCTGCCGACCTTCTGGATGTCCAGCTCGCAGTCCTCCTCGACGAAGATGAAGACGTCGCGGATCTCGTCCTCGCTGCGGGTCGTGGTCAGGATGACGTCCCAGAAGACCATGCACTGCTCGGGATCCAGGGCGGCAAGCTCCGGGATGTCGCGGGTGTGCATGATGACGTGGTGTTCGCCCATCTCGCACAGCTCTTCGAGCAGCGCGGCCGGATTGGTGCCGGTCAGGAAGATGTTGCGCGCCGGGACGAAGCGGATGCGCCAGGCGGCCAGATCCGGGGCGCTCTCGCAGCAGGGGGCCTCGCCTGCTTCCGGGGCGGCCGGGGGCTCCTCCGCGGCCGGGGAGAGGGCCTTGAGGCCGACGATGACCTCCCTGGCCCTGGCCTCGCCGCCCTGGTCCTCGCCTTCGAGCATGGCCAGGATGTGGTCACGGGCCAGCAGGGTCAGGTTCAGGAGTTCCTTGGACACGGCGATCTGCCCGTTGCGGGCCAGGTCGAAGACCGTCTCGACCTCGTGGGTGAAGGAGGCGATGTCCTCGAAGCCGAACATGGCGCCCGAACCCTTGATGGTGTGCATGGCCCGGAAGACCCTGTTGATGACTTCCGAGTCTTTCGGGTCCTCCTCCAGTTCGAGGAGGGAGGACTCCAGTTCGCTGAGCAGTTCGAAGGCCTCTTCCCGGAATGCCTGCCGGTTCAGTTCTTCTCTGGACATGGGCGATCCTTGGCTCAGGGTTTTCAGCGCAGCAGTTTCTTGGCCACGGCGAGGAGCTGGTCCGGTTTGAAGGGTTTGACGATCCAGCCCGTGGCGCCGGCGGCCTTGCCCTGTTCCTTCTTGTCGGCCTGGGATTCCGTGGTCAGCATGACGATGGGAACGAACTTGTACTGGGCGTTGGCCCGCACGTTGCGGATGAATTCGATGCCGTCCATGTTGGGCATGTTGAGGTCCGTGACGATCATGTCCACGGGTCCGGACAGTTTGGCCAGGGCGTCCTTGCCGTCGCAGGCCTCGATGACGGAGTAGCCGGCGTCCTTGAGGGTCAGGCTGACCATCTGCCGGACGCTGGCCGAGTCATCGACCGTCATTATTGTCTTGCTCATACGTGTTCCTCGATTCGGGTCGATATTTCCTTGATCAGGCTGTCGGCGCCCACGCTCGCCGCGAGTTCGACGAGCCCGTCGGGCAGGGGCAGGAAGCCGATGCGCCGGGACTGGTCCTTCAGCAGGGCGTGGAGCATCTGGACGAAGGACAGGTCGAACCTGTCCGCCCCCCGGAGGTCCAGGCTGAAGGGCTCCGGAGCGGCCAGGCGGGCC
It encodes:
- a CDS encoding chemotaxis protein CheA codes for the protein MSREELNRQAFREEAFELLSELESSLLELEEDPKDSEVINRVFRAMHTIKGSGAMFGFEDIASFTHEVETVFDLARNGQIAVSKELLNLTLLARDHILAMLEGEDQGGEARAREVIVGLKALSPAAEEPPAAPEAGEAPCCESAPDLAAWRIRFVPARNIFLTGTNPAALLEELCEMGEHHVIMHTRDIPELAALDPEQCMVFWDVILTTTRSEDEIRDVFIFVEEDCELDIQKVGSCQTIDEESYQLIGQILVDKNDITKDALERILLERKPIGQLLSEAGLVSRSQVEAALAEQQEVKRLKQATGAEAQASSIRVPAQKLDFLVDLVGELVTAQARLTQFASEQNDPRLQAISEEIERLSDELRDNTLGIRMLPIGTTFSRFKRLVRDLSQELGKRIALETHGEETELDKTVIERLSDPLVHLLRNSIDHGIESPETRASRGKNPEGRIVLSAEHSGGEVLIRIIDDGAGIDPDRIRAKAVEKGLIAADAQISDKDALMLIFAPGFSTAEKITSVSGRGVGMDVVKRNIDALRGRVSLDSAPGEGTTVSVRIPLTLAIIDGLQVQVGESYFIMPLAAVEECVELIRQDGERATFINLRGQMVPWVSLRTNFDIPGERPPIEQVVVCNSQSSRVGIVVDRVIGEHQTVIKSLGKVYRDVRGISGATIKGDGSMALILDIAALSN
- a CDS encoding response regulator, translating into MSKTIMTVDDSASVRQMVSLTLKDAGYSVIEACDGKDALAKLSGPVDMIVTDLNMPNMDGIEFIRNVRANAQYKFVPIVMLTTESQADKKEQGKAAGATGWIVKPFKPDQLLAVAKKLLR
- a CDS encoding STAS domain-containing protein; translation: MFASTIHGTPEHPVLRLEGSLTLEHATQIHAELMARLAAPEPFSLDLRGADRFDLSFVQMLHALLKDQSRRIGFLPLPDGLVELAASVGADSLIKEISTRIEEHV